Below is a genomic region from Microbulbifer sp. ALW1.
GTCTTTGGTTGTCACGATGACGATGGGGATACCACTGGTTTCGCCACCCTTACTGAGCTGGCGGGTAGCCTGAAAACCATTCAGGCCCGGCATGACGATATCCATCAGAATGACATCGGGACGCTGCTCACGAGCAACATCAACGCCATTCTCACCGTTGGTGGCGGTCAGCACGGCATGGCCATTTTTTTCAAGAATGGTGGTCAACTTGTGAGTTTCGGTTGGCGAGTCATCGACGATTAGCACTCTGGCCATCTTTTCCCCCGAGATAGTGTTTCCGCTCCGGTCATTGCTCTCCGCCGGGCGGCTATTGTTGGCACAGATCGCACAAGCTTCCACTGTGCGACCACACGCTTTGTTATTTACTGCTGACTTTCGTGAATACCGGGACTTTCATGTCGCACTCCGGCTCCTACTAGAAAAGAGAGCCGGCATAGTCTACGTCATTTTTGCCAAACATTTCACGCGCCAAGTGGGAGACAACTCCCACTAATTTCATCAAGCCGCGTGATGTGGTTTGGCGTGAGCAGAAATTGCACCAAGCAATTCGCTTTTGCTGAAGGGCTTGGTCAAATATTGATCGCACCCAACCACACGCCCCTTGGCCTTGTCGAACAGACCATCCTTACTGGACAACATGATCACCGGCGTGCTGCGGAATTCGCTGTTGTTCTTGATTAACGCGCAGGTCTGATAGCCATCGAGACGCGGCATCATGATGTCTACAAAAATAATATCCGGACGCGAATCGGCGATTTTTGCCAAAGCGTCGAAGCCATCGGTAGCGGTAACTACAGAACAGCCTGCTTTTTGCAGCAGCGTTTCCGCAGTGCGACGAATGGTTTTACTGTCGTCGATCACCATCACGGTGAGACTTTCCCAGTTGAGCTCCATAGTGTTCCTGAATCCCCTTTTACTTATTTTCAGACGCCGCCTGGTAACGTGTACCGTTTCAGCGCCTTTCTGTGCAACCTCATTACGGGGTCCGACGTGTGTTGCTGACGGTCGCTGAGAGCTACCGAAATTGGTCTCGCCAAGCGCACACAGGTCAGGAGGAAACTTTTATCACAGATACCAGAGTGAATCTAGCGACGACCGGGGCTCGCGACAGGCAATGATCAATTTGTGAGCAAGACCGCACTTCTGCGTCTCCCGGTGAAGATTTTCACCTGCCCGCAACATCCTTGCAGTCACCGCCCACTACTTTTACCTTAGCCACCATTAGCAACTCTCTAGCAACCGTGCCGCCCCCGACCGGGACCGCGGCAATTTCAGATTGATGGATTCGCACATGAGCCAAACTCTCGGCGTGGTCATGGACCCGATTGCCAATATTTCCTTCAAAAAAGACACCACGCTGGCACTACTGCTGGCGGCCCAGCGCGCGGGGTTCAAACTTCACTATTTCCTGCAGTCCGACCTTTATCTGGACGGCAGCAAGCCCATGGGCAACGGCTCCCCCCTGGAAGTGTTCAACGATGCGGAAAACTGGTTCCAGCTCGGAGAGCGCAATCCGATACACCTCGGTGACCTGGATGTTTTGCTCATGCGCGTCGACCCGCCTTTCGACAATGAGTACATTTATTCCACCTATATCCTGGAAGCGGCCGAGCGCGCCGGCACCCTGGTAGCCAACAAACCCCA
It encodes:
- the pilH gene encoding twitching motility response regulator PilH, producing the protein MARVLIVDDSPTETHKLTTILEKNGHAVLTATNGENGVDVAREQRPDVILMDIVMPGLNGFQATRQLSKGGETSGIPIVIVTTKDQDTDRVWGMRQGARAYLTKPVDESKLLGTIEEVLA
- the pilG gene encoding twitching motility response regulator PilG, whose product is MELNWESLTVMVIDDSKTIRRTAETLLQKAGCSVVTATDGFDALAKIADSRPDIIFVDIMMPRLDGYQTCALIKNNSEFRSTPVIMLSSKDGLFDKAKGRVVGCDQYLTKPFSKSELLGAISAHAKPHHAA